The Mycolicibacterium lutetiense genome window below encodes:
- a CDS encoding MMPL/RND family transporter yields the protein MAEFRAPHTGVARWIRRLAIPVIVGWIALLAFLSVTVPPLEVVGQMRSVSMSPDEAPSVIAMKRVGKVFDEFHSDSSAMIVLEADDKLNDDAHRFYNDMVDRLEADKKHVEHVQDFWGDPLTEAGAQSNDGKAAYVQVYMAGNMGELLANESVEAVQKLIAELSPPPGLKVYVTGPTALAADQQISGDRSVKIIEGVTFLVIITMLLLVYRSIITVLLVLAMVVIELSVARGFVAFLGYHNLIGLSTFATQLLVTLAIAAATDYAIFLIGRYQEARSVGEDREQAYYTMFHGTAHVVLGSGMTIAGATLCLHFTRLPYFQTLGIPMAVGMTVTVVAALTLGPAVITVASRFGKVLEPKRAMRIRFWRRLGAFVVRWPGPVLLGTILLSLVGLLTLPGYRTNYNDRNYLPTDLPAQEGYAAADRHFSAAKMNPELLLIETDHDIRNSADFLVIDRIAKRIFEVPGVGSVQAITRPQGEPLEFSTIPAQMSMGGVMQTMNRKYLTDRADDMLLQADEMQKTIDTMDQMITLMGEMSSITHSMVGKMDTMVVDVKELRDHISDFDDFLRPVRNYLYWEPHCYNIPVCASMRSVFDGLDGVDSMTETIEQMMPDMHRLDALMPQMATMMQPQIESMRTMKTMMLTMNQTQKGLQDQMAAMQENQTAMGTAFNDSKNDDTFYLPPEIFNNADFKRGMDSFISPDGKAVRFIISHQGDPLTPEGIGLVDDIKLAAKEAIKNTPFEGSKIYMGGTASAFKDMQEGNNYDLIIAGISAMCLIFIIMLIITRSLVAAAVIVGTVLISLGTSFGLSVLVWQHLLGIELHFMVMAMAVIVLLAVGADYNLLLVARLKEELPAGINTGIIRAMGGSGSVVTAAGLVFAFTMMSMVVSEMIVVAQVGSTIGLGLLFDTLVIRSFMTPSIAALMGRWFWWPQLVRQRPARGVVAQAMARTGR from the coding sequence ATGGCCGAATTCAGAGCCCCCCACACGGGGGTTGCTCGATGGATCCGTCGACTCGCCATTCCGGTGATTGTCGGCTGGATCGCTCTGCTCGCGTTTCTGAGCGTGACCGTTCCCCCGCTCGAGGTGGTCGGTCAGATGCGCTCGGTGTCGATGAGCCCCGACGAGGCACCGTCGGTGATCGCGATGAAGCGCGTCGGCAAGGTGTTCGACGAGTTCCATTCCGACAGCTCGGCGATGATCGTGCTGGAGGCCGACGACAAGCTCAACGACGACGCGCACCGGTTCTACAACGACATGGTCGACCGGCTGGAAGCCGACAAGAAACACGTCGAGCACGTCCAGGACTTCTGGGGCGATCCGCTGACCGAGGCCGGCGCCCAGAGCAATGACGGCAAGGCCGCCTACGTGCAGGTGTACATGGCCGGCAACATGGGTGAGTTGTTGGCCAACGAATCGGTGGAAGCCGTCCAGAAGCTGATCGCGGAGCTGTCCCCACCGCCGGGGCTGAAGGTGTACGTCACCGGGCCCACCGCCCTGGCAGCCGATCAGCAGATCTCCGGCGACCGCAGCGTCAAGATCATCGAAGGCGTCACGTTCCTCGTCATCATCACGATGCTGCTGCTGGTGTACCGGTCCATCATCACGGTGCTCCTGGTGCTGGCGATGGTGGTGATCGAGCTGTCGGTGGCCCGCGGCTTCGTCGCATTCCTGGGATACCACAACCTGATCGGCCTCTCGACGTTCGCGACACAGCTTCTGGTCACGCTCGCGATCGCCGCGGCCACCGATTACGCGATATTCCTGATCGGGCGATATCAGGAAGCCCGCAGCGTCGGCGAGGACCGAGAACAGGCGTACTACACGATGTTCCACGGCACCGCGCACGTGGTGCTCGGCTCCGGTATGACAATCGCCGGGGCGACATTGTGTCTGCATTTCACCCGGCTGCCCTATTTCCAGACCCTGGGTATTCCGATGGCCGTCGGCATGACCGTCACGGTGGTGGCGGCGTTGACGTTGGGGCCGGCGGTGATCACGGTGGCCAGCCGGTTCGGCAAGGTGCTCGAACCCAAACGCGCCATGCGCATCCGCTTCTGGCGGCGGCTGGGAGCCTTCGTGGTCCGCTGGCCGGGCCCGGTGCTGCTGGGCACCATCCTGCTGTCGTTGGTCGGGCTACTGACCCTGCCGGGCTACCGGACCAACTACAACGACCGCAACTATCTGCCGACCGATCTGCCTGCGCAGGAGGGCTACGCCGCGGCCGACCGGCACTTCTCGGCGGCGAAGATGAACCCCGAGTTGTTGCTCATCGAAACCGATCACGACATCCGCAATTCCGCGGACTTCCTGGTGATCGACAGAATCGCCAAGCGGATCTTCGAGGTGCCCGGGGTCGGGAGCGTGCAGGCCATCACCCGCCCGCAGGGTGAACCGCTGGAGTTCAGCACCATTCCCGCTCAGATGAGCATGGGCGGGGTCATGCAGACCATGAACCGCAAGTACCTCACTGACCGCGCCGACGACATGTTGCTGCAGGCCGACGAGATGCAGAAGACCATCGACACGATGGATCAGATGATCACGCTGATGGGCGAAATGAGCTCCATCACGCACAGCATGGTCGGCAAGATGGACACGATGGTCGTCGACGTCAAGGAACTGCGGGACCACATCTCCGATTTCGACGACTTCCTGCGCCCGGTGCGCAACTACCTGTACTGGGAACCGCACTGCTACAACATCCCCGTCTGCGCGTCTATGCGCTCGGTGTTCGACGGCCTCGACGGCGTCGACAGCATGACCGAGACCATCGAGCAGATGATGCCCGACATGCATCGGCTCGACGCCCTGATGCCGCAGATGGCCACCATGATGCAGCCGCAGATCGAGAGCATGCGGACGATGAAGACGATGATGCTGACGATGAACCAGACCCAGAAGGGTCTGCAGGATCAGATGGCCGCGATGCAGGAAAACCAGACCGCCATGGGCACCGCGTTCAACGACTCCAAGAACGACGACACCTTCTATCTACCGCCGGAGATCTTCAACAACGCCGACTTCAAGCGCGGCATGGACAGCTTCATCTCCCCCGATGGAAAAGCCGTGCGCTTCATCATCTCTCATCAGGGTGACCCGCTGACGCCCGAAGGCATCGGGCTGGTCGACGACATCAAGCTGGCCGCCAAGGAAGCCATCAAGAACACACCGTTCGAGGGTTCCAAGATCTATATGGGCGGTACCGCATCGGCTTTCAAGGACATGCAGGAAGGCAACAACTACGACCTGATCATCGCCGGGATCTCGGCGATGTGCCTGATCTTCATCATCATGTTGATCATCACTCGCAGCCTGGTCGCCGCGGCGGTGATCGTCGGCACGGTGCTGATATCGCTGGGAACGTCGTTCGGATTGTCGGTCCTGGTGTGGCAGCACCTGTTAGGGATCGAACTGCACTTCATGGTGATGGCGATGGCGGTGATCGTGCTGTTGGCCGTCGGCGCGGACTACAACCTGTTGTTGGTGGCGCGACTCAAGGAAGAGCTGCCCGCCGGTATCAACACCGGCATCATCCGGGCCATGGGCGGCAGCGGATCGGTTGTCACCGCCGCCGGTCTGGTGTTCGCGTTCACCATGATGTCGATGGTGGTCAGCGAGATGATCGTGGTGGCCCAGGTGGGCTCGACGATCGGACTGGGCCTGTTGTTCGACACCCTGGTGATCCGGTCGTTCATGACTCCGTCGATCGCGGCGCTGATGGGCCGCTGGTTCTGGTGGCCGCAGCTGGTGCGTCAGCGTCCGGCGCGCGGCGTGGTGGCGCAGGCGATGGCGCGCACCGGCCGCTGA
- a CDS encoding ABC transporter ATP-binding protein/permease, translated as MNQVKPFSPSIDWSSELLHSLWWLAQAWTITAVCTLAVLTLIARFTTWGHQFWAVTGAYFTGRHSLKPWLTLAAILLSVIINVRLSVLFSYQGNDLFTSAQVAVEGLAIGNDEVRSSGIKGFWIALATFMVLAAILVTRVLVDLFMTQRFMLAWRAWLTDRLTGDWLDGRAYYRSRFIDKTIDNPDQRIQADIDVFTALSGPQPNTPHQTSNGTLPFGAISSIVSVISFTSILWNLSGELNLFGVEIPRAMFWSVFVYVAFATVIAFALGRPLIRLSFNNEKFNAAFRYALVRLRDAAESVALYRGEKVERSQLRERFTAVVDNYKHFVNRTMAFTGWNLSMNHIIIPLPWMLQAPRLFTGQIQLGTVNQSVAAFGAIQDALSFFRNSYDTFAGYRASIIRLYGLVTADEQSRALPKLDVAELSEGADNLVELDDVEVRNPAGEQLIDDLTLSLATGEALIITGKSGTGKTTLLRSIAQLWPYASGSVRCPQGDNETLYLSQVPYIPLGDLRTVVSYPHQPGELPDKALRDALLAVALPRYVDRLDEDADWAKVLSPGEQQRVAFARLLLTKPKVAFLDEATSALDEPLEFMIYSLIRRELPDTVLVSVTHRATVHRHHNTHLELLGEGQWRLGRVGEVDSVGV; from the coding sequence GTGAACCAGGTCAAGCCGTTCTCGCCCTCGATCGACTGGAGCAGCGAGCTGCTGCACTCCCTGTGGTGGCTCGCCCAGGCCTGGACCATCACGGCGGTCTGCACTCTGGCCGTGCTGACCCTCATCGCTCGTTTCACCACCTGGGGCCACCAGTTCTGGGCCGTCACCGGTGCCTATTTCACCGGGAGACACAGCCTCAAGCCGTGGCTGACATTGGCGGCGATCTTGTTGTCGGTGATCATCAACGTGCGACTGTCGGTGTTGTTCAGCTATCAGGGCAACGACCTGTTCACCTCCGCCCAGGTCGCCGTCGAGGGCTTGGCCATTGGCAATGACGAGGTGAGAAGCTCAGGGATCAAGGGCTTTTGGATTGCCCTGGCGACCTTTATGGTGTTGGCCGCGATCCTGGTCACCCGGGTGCTGGTCGACCTGTTCATGACGCAGCGCTTCATGCTGGCTTGGCGCGCCTGGCTGACCGACCGGCTCACCGGGGACTGGCTCGACGGCCGTGCGTACTACCGGTCCCGGTTCATCGACAAGACCATCGACAACCCCGATCAGCGCATCCAGGCCGACATCGATGTGTTCACCGCGCTCTCGGGCCCGCAGCCCAATACCCCGCATCAGACCAGCAACGGCACGCTGCCGTTCGGCGCGATCTCGTCGATCGTCTCGGTCATCTCGTTCACTTCGATCCTGTGGAACCTCTCGGGTGAGCTCAACCTCTTCGGTGTCGAGATACCGCGCGCGATGTTCTGGTCGGTGTTCGTCTATGTCGCGTTCGCCACCGTGATCGCGTTCGCGCTCGGTCGTCCGCTGATCCGGCTGTCGTTCAACAACGAGAAGTTCAACGCCGCTTTCCGTTACGCGTTGGTGCGGCTGCGCGATGCGGCCGAGTCGGTCGCGCTCTACCGCGGTGAGAAGGTCGAGCGGTCCCAGCTGCGGGAACGCTTCACGGCCGTCGTCGACAACTACAAGCACTTCGTCAACCGGACCATGGCCTTCACCGGCTGGAACCTGTCGATGAACCACATCATCATTCCGCTGCCGTGGATGTTGCAGGCCCCGCGATTGTTCACCGGCCAGATCCAGCTCGGGACGGTCAATCAGTCGGTGGCCGCCTTCGGTGCCATCCAGGACGCGTTGTCGTTCTTCCGAAATTCCTATGACACGTTCGCGGGTTACCGCGCCTCGATCATCCGCCTGTACGGCCTGGTGACCGCCGACGAGCAGAGCCGCGCGCTGCCCAAGTTGGACGTCGCCGAGCTTTCCGAAGGCGCCGACAACCTGGTCGAACTCGACGACGTGGAAGTGCGCAACCCGGCCGGTGAGCAGTTGATCGACGATCTCACGCTGTCCCTGGCCACCGGCGAGGCGCTGATCATCACCGGCAAATCGGGGACCGGCAAGACCACCCTGCTTCGCAGCATCGCCCAGCTGTGGCCCTACGCCTCAGGCTCCGTGCGGTGCCCCCAGGGCGACAACGAAACGCTGTACCTGTCGCAAGTGCCCTACATTCCGTTGGGCGATCTGCGGACCGTGGTGTCCTACCCGCACCAGCCCGGAGAATTGCCCGATAAGGCGCTGCGAGATGCCCTGCTCGCGGTCGCGCTGCCGCGCTACGTCGACCGGCTCGACGAGGACGCCGACTGGGCCAAGGTGCTGTCCCCCGGCGAACAGCAGCGCGTCGCATTCGCCCGGCTGCTGCTGACCAAACCCAAGGTGGCGTTCCTGGACGAGGCGACCTCGGCGCTCGATGAACCACTGGAGTTCATGATCTACAGCCTGATCCGTCGCGAGCTGCCCGACACTGTGTTGGTCAGCGTCACCCACCGCGCCACCGTGCACCGCCATCACAACACCCACCTGGAACTGCTCGGCGAGGGACAGTGGCGGCTGGGCCGCGTCGGCGAGGTCGACTCGGTCGGCGTGTAG
- a CDS encoding type IV toxin-antitoxin system AbiEi family antitoxin domain-containing protein: MAVAPLDKYRSVDIDDALRQQDGVISRRQALAAGFQEHEIRRLLRRNEWARVSAGVYVDHTGPPTWSQRTWAAVLYAAPAALCLESALGAETSLIHVAIERQRSTLTEPAGVRIHRVAHLQERALWNVGPPRMRYEDAALDVACRAGSELDAIAVLANACQSRRTTAQRLLQALDSRGRLRRRRWLRAVLLDIADGTCSVLEHGYLVRVERAHGLPRATRQKRSASSVGVCYRDSEYGERLVVELDGRLFHDSVAARNQDFERDLDAAVDGRSTVRLSYAQVFDRPCQTAGKIAAVLQRHRIEVSGRPCGPACGFELLDRAA; the protein is encoded by the coding sequence GTGGCGGTCGCGCCGCTCGACAAGTATCGAAGCGTGGACATCGACGATGCGCTCCGCCAACAGGACGGGGTGATCTCGCGTCGACAGGCGCTGGCTGCGGGTTTTCAGGAGCATGAGATCCGGCGGTTGCTCCGGCGCAACGAGTGGGCGCGGGTGTCTGCGGGCGTCTACGTCGATCACACCGGCCCGCCGACCTGGTCGCAACGCACCTGGGCTGCAGTGCTTTACGCGGCACCGGCGGCACTGTGCCTCGAATCGGCCTTGGGCGCCGAAACGTCCCTCATCCATGTCGCCATCGAGCGACAACGGTCGACATTGACTGAGCCGGCCGGCGTCCGCATTCACCGCGTCGCACACCTCCAAGAGCGTGCGCTGTGGAACGTCGGGCCGCCGCGGATGCGTTACGAGGACGCCGCACTCGACGTCGCCTGCCGGGCCGGCTCAGAACTCGATGCCATTGCAGTCCTGGCCAATGCCTGCCAATCGCGTCGAACGACCGCACAGCGGCTGCTGCAAGCCCTCGATTCACGGGGGCGGCTCCGCCGTCGCCGATGGCTGCGGGCGGTACTGCTCGATATCGCCGACGGCACATGCTCGGTGCTTGAGCACGGCTATCTCGTTCGTGTCGAGCGAGCGCATGGTTTGCCGCGGGCCACGCGACAGAAGCGGTCCGCCTCATCGGTGGGTGTCTGCTATCGCGATTCAGAGTACGGCGAACGGCTGGTGGTCGAACTCGATGGCCGCCTGTTCCACGACTCGGTGGCCGCGCGGAACCAGGATTTCGAGCGGGATCTCGACGCCGCAGTCGACGGCCGGTCCACCGTCAGGCTGTCCTACGCGCAGGTTTTCGACCGGCCATGTCAGACCGCCGGCAAGATCGCTGCGGTGCTGCAGCGGCACAGGATCGAGGTATCCGGCCGACCGTGCGGGCCGGCGTGCGGGTTCGAGCTGCTCGACCGCGCCGCATAG
- a CDS encoding FmdB family zinc ribbon protein, giving the protein MNARPDAIDCPDCGGPARRMISSPNLGRGPSTAMALQDTTRASADRPAVVAGLPSGGRRQKITTNPLHQKLPRP; this is encoded by the coding sequence ATGAATGCCCGCCCAGACGCCATCGACTGCCCGGACTGCGGGGGGCCTGCCCGCCGCATGATCTCCTCGCCGAACCTGGGCCGCGGCCCCTCGACCGCCATGGCGCTACAGGACACAACACGAGCGTCGGCCGACCGTCCTGCCGTGGTGGCCGGACTGCCATCCGGCGGCCGGCGGCAGAAGATCACCACCAACCCGCTCCATCAGAAGTTGCCCCGTCCCTGA
- a CDS encoding serine/threonine-protein kinase: MTPPPGASRLGTRFGPYELKSLIGVGGMGEVYRAYDTVKERMVAVKLLRTEIAADANFQERFRRESRVAARLQEPHVIPVHDFGEIDGVLYIDMRLVEGASVKELLRTNGPLTPEGATAIVTQVAAALDAAHADGLVHRDIKPENVLLTPDDFAYLVDFGIAHVGGEASVTMTGMLIGSSAYMAPERFSGGPVGPAADVYALTCLLYEMLIGRPPFETGDLRQLMSAHMFAPAPRPSIMRRGIPRAFDEVVAKGMAKDAVDRYSSAGELAKAARAVVGSASSVAAPAPAPPPRPAPPPSTPGTREFSSIYPNPDHTGFTPYPPAPPPPQVPPAPVRTARFSRTQVILIVVSVGLFGIAAVLAAVLASGGDGASTRETLAVPSSPSSTSEAPTSTTKAGSATADVSGTDEQGFIDHTARCVEGTTPAAVIRTASSLAVICQSGSDSFSYRGERLSDGANLQIPTAERSGNGFVATNPADGARYEVGPDGLTISSNGHVDSSEPPLEYGRR; this comes from the coding sequence ATGACCCCGCCCCCTGGTGCCTCGCGCCTCGGCACCCGGTTCGGACCCTACGAGCTGAAATCGTTGATCGGTGTGGGTGGCATGGGCGAGGTGTACCGCGCCTACGACACGGTCAAGGAACGCATGGTGGCGGTCAAACTGCTGCGCACCGAGATCGCCGCAGACGCGAACTTTCAGGAGCGGTTCCGGCGTGAATCCCGGGTGGCGGCCCGGCTGCAGGAACCCCACGTCATCCCGGTGCACGATTTCGGGGAGATCGACGGCGTCCTGTACATCGACATGCGCCTGGTCGAGGGTGCCAGCGTCAAGGAACTGCTGCGGACCAACGGCCCGCTCACCCCGGAAGGCGCCACCGCGATCGTCACGCAGGTGGCTGCGGCGCTGGACGCTGCGCACGCCGACGGCTTGGTGCACCGCGACATCAAGCCGGAGAACGTGCTGCTCACCCCCGACGATTTCGCCTACCTGGTGGATTTCGGTATCGCTCACGTCGGGGGTGAGGCGAGCGTCACGATGACGGGCATGCTGATCGGATCGAGCGCCTACATGGCGCCCGAGCGGTTCTCCGGCGGCCCGGTCGGACCGGCCGCCGACGTCTATGCGCTGACCTGCCTGCTCTACGAGATGCTGATCGGCCGGCCACCTTTCGAGACCGGTGATCTGCGCCAGCTGATGAGTGCGCACATGTTCGCGCCGGCGCCGCGGCCCAGCATCATGCGACGCGGCATACCGCGCGCATTCGACGAGGTGGTCGCCAAGGGCATGGCCAAGGACGCCGTGGATCGCTATTCCAGCGCCGGTGAACTGGCCAAAGCTGCCCGCGCGGTGGTCGGCTCTGCCAGTTCGGTTGCAGCACCGGCACCGGCACCACCGCCGCGACCGGCACCGCCGCCGAGCACACCGGGAACCCGCGAGTTCTCCTCGATCTACCCGAACCCGGATCACACCGGTTTCACCCCGTATCCGCCGGCGCCGCCCCCACCCCAGGTACCGCCGGCCCCCGTGCGTACAGCGCGGTTCAGCCGGACCCAGGTGATCCTGATCGTGGTGTCGGTGGGCCTGTTCGGGATTGCCGCCGTGCTGGCCGCGGTTCTGGCCAGTGGCGGCGATGGCGCCTCCACCCGCGAGACGCTGGCCGTACCGTCTTCGCCGAGCTCGACGTCCGAAGCGCCGACGAGCACCACCAAGGCCGGTTCGGCGACGGCCGACGTGAGCGGCACCGACGAGCAGGGCTTCATCGACCACACCGCGCGCTGCGTCGAGGGAACCACCCCCGCTGCGGTGATCCGGACCGCGTCCTCGCTGGCGGTGATCTGCCAGAGCGGCAGCGATTCCTTCTCCTACCGCGGTGAGCGTCTCAGCGACGGTGCCAATCTCCAGATCCCCACGGCCGAGCGTTCCGGCAACGGTTTCGTGGCGACCAATCCCGCCGACGGTGCACGCTATGAGGTCGGGCCCGACGGACTCACCATCAGCAGTAACGGCCACGTCGATTCGTCTGAACCGCCTCTGGAGTACGGCCGGCGCTGA
- a CDS encoding adenylate/guanylate cyclase domain-containing protein, protein MDATVHGLSQRRKPVAVAPDVIARDAGAELRHQTFRRWVLSAAVVSAGGVGVVGAFLAFAAPIVLSPADTHRLLTRGGAVLIVFLAVAVPVMMRVRRHRFAAGTAWLSEGRRPTPREQRMTLGASGEAVRLSAAVWGVGAVIFGSLALSQQVTTAVYIFSVVALGGISTSAVWYLIVERVMRPVSARALDGTTPDRRFGPTIGRRLVMAWLLATGVPLIGVAVLAVGYLANVGFRAQRSFAAILILVAVAIVVGLFAILIAIRSVTERVTALRRALAQVQAGDFTARVEVDDASEIGRLQAGFNTMTAGLAERERIRDAFGTYVDRDVAEHILRASGSVQAQEVDVTLMFVDVRGFTTLAEQLQPTEVVTTLNRLFERIVPIVHDHGGHVDKYAGDGLMAVFGAPRHQDRHADDALGAALQIADAVHDEFSGTLSVGVGLNSGPVVAGNVGGAGRLEFSVIGDAVNIASRVESATRQTGDTVLLTAATLSQLTGDRGGFEARPGLSLKGKANPVDVYAPVAASTTAVKTAS, encoded by the coding sequence ATGGACGCCACTGTTCACGGGTTGTCCCAGCGCAGGAAGCCCGTCGCTGTCGCCCCCGACGTCATCGCCCGCGACGCCGGGGCTGAACTTCGTCATCAGACCTTCAGGCGCTGGGTACTCAGCGCGGCCGTGGTCAGCGCCGGTGGCGTCGGGGTAGTCGGCGCCTTCCTGGCCTTCGCGGCCCCCATCGTGCTGAGCCCGGCGGACACCCACCGTTTGCTGACGCGCGGCGGCGCGGTACTCATCGTGTTCCTCGCAGTCGCGGTCCCGGTGATGATGCGGGTGCGGCGCCACCGGTTCGCCGCCGGCACCGCCTGGCTCAGCGAGGGCCGCCGGCCCACCCCACGGGAACAGCGAATGACGCTGGGCGCCTCCGGGGAGGCGGTGCGGTTGTCGGCCGCGGTGTGGGGTGTCGGCGCGGTGATCTTCGGCTCGCTGGCGCTCAGTCAGCAGGTGACTACCGCGGTGTACATCTTCAGCGTCGTGGCATTGGGCGGTATCTCGACGAGCGCGGTCTGGTACCTGATCGTCGAGCGGGTCATGCGGCCGGTGTCGGCTCGTGCCCTCGACGGCACCACGCCGGACCGGCGATTCGGGCCGACGATCGGGCGCAGGCTGGTGATGGCCTGGCTGTTGGCCACCGGGGTGCCGCTGATCGGCGTCGCCGTACTAGCGGTCGGCTACCTCGCAAACGTCGGCTTCCGGGCCCAACGCAGCTTCGCGGCCATCCTGATCCTGGTGGCGGTGGCGATCGTGGTCGGACTGTTCGCGATCCTGATCGCCATCCGGTCGGTCACCGAGCGTGTCACCGCGTTGCGCCGGGCCCTGGCCCAGGTTCAGGCAGGCGACTTCACTGCGCGGGTCGAGGTCGACGACGCCAGCGAGATCGGGCGACTGCAAGCCGGTTTCAACACCATGACGGCGGGCCTGGCCGAACGGGAACGCATCCGCGACGCCTTCGGCACCTACGTGGATCGCGATGTGGCCGAACACATTCTGCGCGCCTCCGGGTCGGTGCAAGCCCAGGAGGTGGACGTCACGCTCATGTTCGTCGACGTCCGCGGATTCACCACGCTCGCCGAGCAGTTGCAGCCCACCGAGGTCGTCACCACGCTCAACCGGCTGTTCGAGCGGATCGTCCCGATCGTGCACGACCACGGCGGCCACGTCGACAAGTACGCGGGCGACGGCCTCATGGCCGTCTTCGGCGCGCCCCGGCACCAGGACCGGCACGCCGACGACGCCCTTGGCGCAGCGTTACAGATCGCCGACGCCGTTCACGACGAGTTCAGCGGCACGCTGTCGGTGGGCGTCGGGCTGAACTCAGGGCCGGTGGTCGCCGGAAATGTCGGCGGCGCAGGCCGTTTGGAGTTCTCGGTGATCGGTGACGCGGTGAACATCGCCTCCCGGGTGGAATCCGCCACCCGTCAGACTGGCGACACCGTGCTGCTCACGGCGGCCACGCTGAGTCAACTCACCGGTGACCGAGGCGGTTTCGAGGCCCGCCCGGGGCTGTCCCTCAAGGGCAAAGCCAATCCGGTGGACGTCTACGCCCCGGTTGCCGCAAGCACCACCGCGGTGAAAACCGCCTCCTGA
- a CDS encoding universal stress protein has translation MKVVLGYDGSLAATAAINNGAALFPAADAVVVYLCTPPFGSKGLRARLRHSARNVDELIDLVDSESEHEAARLVDTGVILARAAGWNPEALVKRTWAGEGLGLAQVAEQLEPDVLIVGARGAGASDSKMGSVSDLVVHHSPRAVLVVSQNMISAEYDAVADGPVVVGIDGSAGSDRALAAAGALFPDREVISVGVDDGSAVDVAAAQPGHRVPRFRGSGAGATADALVAFADDQRAGVVVVGSRGRSALKKVVLGSVAAATLQRTYRPVLVVPGG, from the coding sequence ATGAAGGTAGTGCTCGGGTATGACGGGTCGCTGGCGGCTACCGCGGCGATCAACAACGGTGCTGCGCTGTTCCCGGCCGCCGATGCGGTCGTCGTCTATCTGTGCACGCCACCGTTCGGCAGCAAGGGGCTGAGGGCCCGGTTGCGGCACTCCGCGCGCAACGTCGACGAGTTGATCGATCTCGTCGACAGCGAAAGCGAGCATGAGGCCGCGCGCCTGGTCGACACCGGCGTGATCCTGGCCCGGGCCGCCGGCTGGAATCCCGAAGCGCTGGTCAAGCGCACCTGGGCGGGAGAAGGCCTGGGGCTGGCACAGGTGGCCGAGCAACTTGAACCCGATGTTCTGATCGTCGGAGCCCGCGGCGCAGGCGCCAGCGACTCGAAGATGGGCAGCGTGTCGGACCTGGTGGTGCACCACTCACCCCGCGCGGTGCTCGTGGTGTCCCAGAACATGATCTCCGCTGAATACGACGCGGTCGCCGACGGGCCGGTCGTGGTCGGCATCGACGGCTCGGCCGGTTCCGATCGGGCGCTGGCCGCGGCCGGCGCGTTGTTCCCCGACCGTGAAGTGATCTCGGTCGGGGTGGACGACGGCAGTGCGGTCGACGTCGCCGCTGCCCAGCCCGGGCATCGCGTGCCCAGGTTCCGTGGATCCGGCGCCGGCGCCACCGCCGATGCACTGGTGGCTTTTGCCGACGATCAACGGGCCGGTGTCGTGGTGGTGGGTTCACGCGGCCGGTCGGCGTTGAAGAAGGTGGTGCTGGGCAGCGTGGCAGCAGCGACGTTGCAGCGCACATACCGGCCGGTCCTGGTGGTGCCCGGCGGCTAG
- a CDS encoding SDR family NAD(P)-dependent oxidoreductase, with the protein MTALDGKVALVTGASSGLGAAVAQLFAARGAKVFGVARDAERMATVFEDVPGGAYASVDISSSEACRDAVAQCVEKFGRLDALINVAGFHQMRHTVSVTDEDWDKDLAVNLNGPFFLCRAALPQLLEAGGNIVNVASIAGIEGEVYSAGYCAAKHGLVGLTRALAIEFTSERLRVNAVCPGGMLTPQTTEFAAPEDADWNLIMRIAAPRGMMDVADVAKTIAFLASDDASAVHGAVYIVDAGKTAG; encoded by the coding sequence ATGACTGCTCTGGATGGAAAGGTCGCATTGGTCACCGGTGCCTCATCGGGACTCGGCGCGGCGGTGGCCCAATTGTTCGCTGCACGTGGGGCGAAGGTGTTCGGGGTGGCCCGGGACGCCGAACGGATGGCCACGGTGTTCGAGGATGTGCCCGGCGGGGCCTACGCGTCGGTGGACATCTCCTCCTCGGAGGCCTGCCGGGACGCGGTGGCGCAGTGCGTAGAGAAGTTCGGCCGACTCGACGCACTGATCAACGTCGCGGGATTTCACCAGATGCGGCACACCGTATCGGTGACCGACGAGGACTGGGACAAGGATCTCGCGGTCAACCTCAACGGGCCGTTCTTCCTGTGCCGGGCGGCGCTGCCGCAGCTGTTGGAGGCCGGCGGCAACATCGTCAACGTCGCGTCCATCGCGGGCATCGAGGGCGAGGTTTACTCCGCGGGGTATTGCGCGGCCAAGCACGGACTCGTCGGGCTGACCCGTGCCCTGGCCATCGAGTTCACCTCGGAGCGTCTCCGCGTCAACGCGGTGTGCCCGGGCGGCATGCTGACCCCGCAGACCACCGAGTTCGCCGCACCGGAGGACGCCGACTGGAATCTGATCATGAGGATCGCCGCACCCCGCGGAATGATGGACGTGGCTGATGTCGCCAAGACCATCGCGTTCCTGGCCAGTGACGACGCGTCCGCCGTACACGGTGCGGTCTACATCGTCGATGCCGGTAAGACCGCGGGATGA